A genomic stretch from Deltaproteobacteria bacterium CG11_big_fil_rev_8_21_14_0_20_49_13 includes:
- a CDS encoding aspartate-semialdehyde dehydrogenase, giving the protein MKLYNMAVVGATGLVGERMIKVLEERKFPVGRLLPLASEASHGKKIRFRGVEITVEKLRKDSFKDIDLALFSAGGDVSLEYAPIAAKAGAIVIDNTAAFRMDPDVPLVVPEVNGHVIASLKGEAIPCKRDCHVAQRAPRNDKKGFIIANPNCSTIQLVCVLKPIHDAAKIKRVVVSTYQSVSGAGKEALEKLDAGERPFAFNCIPQIDVFTDNGYTKEEMKVVNETRKILGDSSVNVTCTAVRVPVRVSHSESVNIETEKKLTAEDARNILKNAPGVIVIDDPSKGRYPMPVDCEDRDEAFVGRIREDISIPNGIECWIVSDNLRKGAATNAVQIAELLGSGLTS; this is encoded by the coding sequence ATGAAATTATATAACATGGCAGTCGTCGGCGCCACGGGGCTTGTGGGGGAGCGGATGATAAAGGTCCTCGAGGAACGCAAGTTTCCCGTTGGAAGGCTCCTGCCGTTGGCGAGCGAGGCTTCGCACGGCAAAAAGATAAGGTTTCGCGGCGTGGAGATAACCGTGGAAAAGCTGCGCAAAGATTCTTTCAAAGATATCGACCTTGCGCTCTTTTCGGCAGGCGGGGATGTGAGCCTTGAATATGCGCCCATTGCCGCAAAGGCCGGAGCCATCGTCATAGATAACACCGCCGCGTTCAGGATGGATCCGGATGTGCCCTTGGTGGTGCCGGAGGTGAATGGCCATGTCATTGCGAGCCTGAAAGGCGAGGCAATCCCCTGTAAAAGAGATTGCCACGTCGCCCAAAGGGCTCCTCGCAATGACAAGAAAGGTTTCATAATAGCAAATCCCAACTGCTCGACCATCCAGCTCGTATGCGTCCTAAAACCGATCCACGATGCGGCGAAGATCAAGCGCGTTGTGGTCTCCACTTATCAGTCGGTTTCCGGCGCGGGAAAAGAGGCCCTTGAAAAGCTCGATGCCGGCGAAAGACCCTTTGCGTTCAACTGCATTCCGCAAATAGATGTCTTCACCGACAACGGTTATACAAAGGAAGAGATGAAGGTGGTGAACGAGACCAGAAAGATATTGGGCGACAGTTCCGTAAATGTTACCTGCACGGCCGTGCGCGTGCCGGTAAGGGTCAGCCACTCCGAATCCGTTAATATCGAAACCGAGAAAAAGCTCACCGCCGAGGACGCGCGAAATATCCTTAAGAATGCGCCCGGTGTCATTGTCATAGATGATCCTTCAAAAGGCAGATACCCGATGCCCGTTGATTGCGAAGACAGGGACGAGGCATTTGTTGGAAGGATAAGAGAGGATATCTCCATCCCCAATGGTATCGAGTGCTGGATAGTTTCCGACAATCTAAGAAAGGGCGCAGCCACCAACGCGGTACAGATCGCCGAACTTTTGGGGTCAGGCTTGACTTCTTGA